The proteins below come from a single Pedobacter aquae genomic window:
- a CDS encoding metallophosphoesterase family protein, translating to MLAKPSFTYLLTLFVSCITFSCNKLEYSPNQSFSKNSASAINAKNIAKLAKQQSADDTLRFILTGDTQRSYDQATALVKLVNSKFPKLDFVILSGDISDFGLLQEMVWVTDIYNGLQVPYLAVIGNHDLIANGRNVYLKMFGDLNFTFTHKGVKFICHDDNSREYQFNGNVPDLTWIAQELQTSNEVEAIVGVAHIPPRGGDFDPAMEDAYIHLFNAPKVVACLFAHENKSDLYYPIAGGVPFIVTDAVTNRECLYVEIVNGKLFKNENITY from the coding sequence ATGTTGGCAAAACCATCTTTTACCTATTTACTTACACTTTTCGTTTCCTGTATTACTTTTTCCTGTAATAAACTAGAATACAGCCCAAATCAAAGCTTCTCAAAAAATAGTGCATCGGCAATAAACGCAAAAAACATAGCTAAATTAGCAAAACAACAATCCGCAGATGATACTTTAAGATTTATCCTTACCGGAGATACACAGCGCTCTTACGACCAAGCAACCGCTTTGGTTAAATTGGTAAATTCTAAATTCCCTAAGCTAGATTTTGTGATCCTTAGTGGTGATATATCTGATTTTGGCTTACTACAAGAAATGGTTTGGGTAACTGATATTTATAACGGCTTACAAGTACCCTATTTAGCCGTCATTGGAAATCATGATTTAATAGCTAACGGCAGAAATGTTTACCTAAAGATGTTTGGCGATTTGAATTTCACTTTCACGCATAAAGGAGTAAAGTTTATTTGCCATGATGACAACAGTAGGGAATATCAATTTAACGGGAATGTACCAGATTTAACATGGATAGCACAAGAATTGCAAACTAGCAATGAAGTTGAGGCTATTGTAGGGGTAGCACACATCCCACCAAGAGGTGGAGATTTTGACCCTGCAATGGAAGACGCTTATATTCATTTATTTAACGCCCCTAAAGTAGTAGCCTGTTTATTTGCCCATGAAAATAAAAGCGATTTATATTATCCTATAGCAGGTGGAGTTCCATTTATTGTAACAGATGCCGTCACCAATAGAGAGTGCTTGTATGTAGAAA